The Onthophagus taurus isolate NC chromosome 2, IU_Otau_3.0, whole genome shotgun sequence genome includes a window with the following:
- the LOC111427039 gene encoding fatty acid-binding protein-like, whose product MVEIAGKYNLESNENLDEYYKAIGVPFIPRKMMCSSRPELTISVDEKGEWTISSSTLLRTVVITFRLGEEYNEHMPGGVTIQSVTTREGDSFVTVSTVPNGTKVIRRYDFNETHCILYLKHEESGVEAKRFYKRA is encoded by the exons atggTTGAAATCGCtggaaaatataatttagaaAGCAATGAGAATTTGGATGAATATTATAAGGCAATTG gtGTCCCTTTTATACCAAGAAAAATGATGTGTAGCAGTCGACCTGAATTAACAATCAGTGTTGATGAGAAAGGTGAATGGACAATTAGTTCAAGTACATTATTAAGAACTGTAGTAATTACATTTCGATTGGGGGAAGAGTACAATGAACATATGCCTGGGGGAGTTACAATTcag AGTGTTACAACTCGTGAAGGTGACAGTTTTGTAACAGTATCAACTGTTCCAAATGGGACGAAAGTCATCCGTCGATATGATTTCAATGAAACTCATTGCATCTTG TATTTGAAGCACGAAGAATCAGGTGTTGAAGCAAAACGGTTTTACAAACGAGCTTAA
- the LOC111427038 gene encoding synaptic plasticity regulator PANTS, producing MSNVNEAENKSKEFLDGEWMIRSCDVYEDEYSDCTSLKARFNQYFIFGEYIDCSQWKRDADNCVRWKEKQDVKSAKELIESERIRRLQRLKGHYSNNVWTKRTEPPKDWDKPLPNYLQKEYEHTYLNIKAKEMKGELPPSFDASTNCAIL from the exons atGTCGAATGTGAATGAAGccgaaaataaatcaaaagaatttttagatGGGGAATGGAtg ATACGATCGTGTGATGTGTACGAAGATGAATATTCAGATTGTACATCTTTAAAAGCAAGATTTAaccaatatttcatttttggaGAGTACATAGATTGTTCACAATGGAAAAGGGATGCTGACAATTGTGTTAGATGGAAGGAAAAACAAGATGTTAAATCTGCA aAAGAATTGATTGAAAGTGAACGAATACGTAGATTACAAAGATTAAAAGGCCATTATAGTAATAATGTATGGACAAAAAGAACAGAACCTCCAAAAGATTGGGATAAACCATTAccaaattatttacaaaaagagTATGAACAcacttatttaaatataaaagcaAAGGAAATGAAAGGGGAGTTGCCTCCATCTTTTGATGCATCAACAAATTGTGctattttgtga